CCTCGGCGAAGAAGGGCACGAAGGGCGGCAGGCCGGAGCGGTGGTAGAGCAGATCCGCCACCGTGGCGCCCGAGTCCCCCACGGGCGAGCCCGGGAAGAAGCGGGCCACCGGAGTCTCCGGCCCCACCTTCCCCTCGGTCCAGAAGCGCAGGAAGAGCGAGGTGGTGCAGAGCACCTTGGTGACGGAGGCCAGGTCGAAGCGGGTGTCCCCGGTGACGTTGCCGGCCACACCGCCGAAGACCTGGACCCCCCGGTGCATCACCACGGCCTGGGCGGCCGGGAAGATGCCGAGCGTGACGGCCTCCTCGAGGGCACTCTGGAGATTGGCGATGGGGTGACTGCTCATGCCTGCACCGCTCCTTCAAGGAAGGTGAGGCGCGCCACACCGGCATCCAACCGCACCTGGGTGCCCAGCGCGATGGGGTAGTTGGGGATGACGTGGCCGACCGGGAAGCCAGCGGCACAGGGCAGGCCCGTCTCCTCGGCGAGCGAGCGGAGCACGTCGGCGCTGCCGTAGGGGGCGGCCTTCTCATCGCAGTCGGTGAAGTCACCGAGCACGATGCCACGCACCCGCGAGAAGACGCCCGCGAGCCGCAGGTGCGTCCACATGCGGTCGAGCCGGTAGGGGCGCTCGCCCACGTCCTCGAGGAAGAGGACGGCCCCATCGAGCGGGGGCATGTAGGGCGTGCCCAGCAACCGGGAGAACACGGAGAGGTTGCCGCCGAGAAGCGGGCCCTCGACGACGCCGGGCACGTAGGAGGCCTTGCCCTCGAGGGGCGGAGGGGGCTCGGGGGATTCGAGGAGACGGAAGAGATACTCCAGGACCTCGGGAGGCTGCTTGCCCAGGTGGGTGATGACGGGCCCGTGGATGGTGACGCGGCCGAGCCCCTGGAGCGGCAGGTGGAGGGCGGTGATGTCCGAGAAGCCGACGAGCGCGGTGGGCGCGGTGTCCGCGAGCGGGAGCGACGGCAGGAGGCGCATGGCGCCATAGCCACCCCGGGCGCAGAAGACGGCGCGGGCGTCACGGTCTGTGAGGGCGCGGGCCAGCTCCTCGGCCCGGCGGGAATCGGAGCCGGCGAGATAACGCCAGGCCTCGAAGAGATCGGGCCGATGGACAGGCGAGTAGCGCTGTCCGATGACGCCGAGACCGACCTCGAAGCTGGGGAGATCGAAGGGTCCAGCGGGGGCGACGACGTGGACGGTGTCGCGAGGACGCAGCGGGAGGGGCTTGAGCCAACGCACGGGCGCCTTCATAGCACTCGGAGCGAGGGTGTCCGCGTGCTTCGAGCAGGACGTGTCCGAGTGACAACCTCCCCTCTCCCCCCGGGAGAGGGCCAGGGTGAGGGTGCCTGCCCCCTTGGGTTCCAACCCCCTACCCGTCCCCGCGTTCCAACACGGCGGCGAAGAACCCATCGGTCCCGTGCAGATGCGGCGCACAGAACAAAAATCCATCCCGGACACACGAGGGGTCCAACCACCCGGCGCCGGGGGGCACGAGCCGGAACTCGGGGGCCTCGCGAAGGAACCCGAGCACCACCGCCTCGTTCTCGGCGCGATTGACGGTGCAGGTGGCGTAGACCAGCCGCCCGCCGGGGCGTACGAGCCGGCGAGCACGCCGGAGGATGTCCTGTTGCTCCCAAGGCAACACGGACAGGGACGAGGGCTCGAGACGGAAGCGCAGATCCGGCCCGCGCCGAAGGGAGCCCAGCTCCGAGCACGGGGCATCCACGAGCACCCGATCGGCGAGCACCCCCTCGGGAGGAGCCCGGAGCACCTGGACGATGGAGAGGCCCGCCCGGGCGGAGCGCAGCAGGAGCCGATCGAGCCGCTCGGCATCCGGGTCATACGCGAGGAGCCGACCCCGGTTCTCCATGGCGGCGCCGAGCTGGAGCGTCTTGCCCCCGGCCCCGGCGCACAGGTCGAGCACGGTCTCCCCGGGCCGGGCCTCGACGAGGAGCCCGAGGAGCTGACTGCCCTCGTCCTGCACTTCGAAGAGGCCCTCGCGCAGGGAGGTGAGCCCGTAGAGGTTGGGCCTGGGGCCCACGACGTGGAGCGCGAGGGGGCTGAGCGAGCCAGGGCGGGTCTCGACGCTCTCGGAGCGCAGCCGGTGCTCCAGGGCTTCACGAGTGGTGCGGAGCCGATTCACCCGGAGCGTGATGGGGCCGGGGACATTGAGGTGGGCGCAGAAGTCGCCAGCGGAGGGGCCGAGCTCCCGGGTGAAGTGCTCGGCGAGCCAGTCCGGCAGGGAGTACCGGAGGGCGAGGGACGGAGGCTCCTCGGAGACGAGGTCCAGGGGCGCCGCGAGTCCGGCGAGCCGGGCGGCCTCGCCGGCGGGGACACCGGCGAGCCGGTGCAGGAAGGCGAAGAGGAGCGCGGGAGGGGGTGCCTCGGGGTTGGCCAGGAGGAACCCGAGACGACGCCGCCACAGGCCGACGTTGAAGACGACCTCGGCGAGGGCCTGACGCTGCTCGCGGGAGAGGAGCCGGTGGGCGCGGAGGGTGCGATCGAGCACGCGCTCCGCGGCGCCGCCCGAGAGAACCTGGGAGAGGGCCTGGGTGACGATGGGAGCCAGTTCGTCGAGCGCCGACCAGGGAACCGAGCGAAGTCGTGAGAGCGGGTCAAAACGGGATGTTGACAGGACAGGCTCCGTTCTTTAGAAAGCACCTCGTTGTCGCGGCGGGCACCAACAGCCGACGCGCAGCGGACATATTCCCCGATAGCTCAGCCGGTAGAGCGGGTGACTGTTAATCACTAGGTCCGAGGTTCGAGTCCTCGTCGGGGAGCAAGATTCACCAGTAATTTCAGGGCCTTGAACGAAAGTTCAAGGCCCTTTTCATTTGCCCTCCCCTGCCCGTGGGCAAAATACGGGCAACCCCCCGGACGTTCTCCCCAATGGAGGGCGCGGGCGCATGGGTGAAAGCACGGGCAAGAGCCAGGACTACGCGGAGACGTAGGAGGGTGGGTTCATCCGCCACGACTCCAGGGGTCGCAAGGTCTACGTCATCCGCCGGATGATCAACGGGCGGAACTACAAGGTCAGCACGCGGGCGACCACGCTCCGAGCGGCCATGGAACAGCTCAAGCGGTTCGAGACCGACCCGGAGCACTACAACCCGGCGGGCTCGTCCCACGAGGAGCCCATCTACCTGGACGCGCCGCTCGCGGCTGAATTCCTCGCCTACTCGCGCGACGTGGACAAGAACAGCCCCACCTGGGTGAAGAAGCAGCAGGGCTACCTCGCGTGGTGGGTCGACCAACTCAAGAGCCGGGACCTGCGGAAGGTCACGCTCCTCGATGACATCCTCCCCGCCCTGGAGCGAGTGAAGGCCCGGGGTCATCGGATCGCGGTCCTCAAGCGCGTCTACTCGTGGTTGCGCAAGGTGAAGCACGTCCTCTCGGTGGCCGAGGATCCGACCTTCGGGCGGCTCACCGTGCCCCAGGCCCGGCCCGAACAGTGGAAGCGGGACAAGGTGATTCCCCGGGAGCACTACCTCCTGGCCCGAGAGCACCTTGCGCCTCACTGGCGCGATGGGATGGACGTGCAGGCGGGCACCGGCTGGCACGTCTCCGAACTGGTGCGCTTCGCCAAGATGGGGAGCGTGGAGCCGTACCGAGGCGAGGCCGAGGGGATCGCGGGCGTGCTGGTGTGTCCGCAGACCAAGAGCGGCGAGCCCTTGCGCACCGCCGTGTCCGCCGAGGTGCTGGAAGCCGGGAAGCGGCTGGTGGAGCGGGGCTCGTTCAGCTTCGAGAAGTACGCCCTGGCCATCAAGGGCGCCTGCAAGGTGGCGGGCATCCCGCTCTTCACGCCGGGACGGTTCCGGCATTCCGTCGCCACCTGGGCCATCGAGAAGGGAGCGGACCCAGCCTCGGTGGCGGCCTTCCTCAACCACAAGAGCCCAGCGACTACGCGGCGCTTCTACGCGACGCATGCCGTCCCAACGAAGGTTCCCACTCTATGTTGAATTCCACCATTGAGCCTGCCCCCTCCCGATGAACAGATGGCAGATTTCGTCAGGCCGGGGAGGCGGCGACGACAACTCGTGAAGAATCCCAGGATTCGAATTGTGTGACGGGAAATTGGAGGTGGGCACGATGCCCTTGGACCTGCACCAGTTGATGAAGGACCTGTCGGCTAGGCGAAGCGTATTTCACTCTGAAGCGGATTTTCAACATGCGCTGGCTTGGCAAATCCAGATGCAGCATCAAGACCGGAAGATCCGGCTTGAGTATCCCGCCTTCGGGATCGGCAGACAGAATGATGCCCTCGACATCTGGGTGGAAGACACCGCAGGTTGTGTTAGTGCCATTGAGGTGAAGTACATTACGCATGACCTAAACGCTCTCATAAACGGCGAGTCCTTTGCTCTCGTTAACCAAGGGGCTACCTCTCAAAAGCGGTTTGACTACCTGGAAGATATTCGGCGCCTGGAGTCACTGCTAACGGGCCCGGCACGTTTGGTCGGGTATGCCCTGTTTCTGACGAACAACAACGTGTACTGGAACAGCGCTGCTCGCTCCGCTAAGACGGATGCGTTTCCGCATACCTTTCGAGAAGGCGAGACCGTCTCGGGACAGCTTGCCTGGAAGCCCGGCATCCCCAACGGGACCCGGGGGCCTCGCGCAGAGTCTTTAACGTTGACTGGGCGGTATACGATGAACTGGAGGCAGTACGCTACCGTACAGGGTACGGGTTATGGCGAGTTCCGTTACGTCCTGGTCACGCTCCAGGGCTCCATTTGAGGTGACATTACTTTCCAGAGGCCGCCCTTAGTACGACCCGGTCACTTCCCCAGGGGCACTGCGGCTCTCCGAGGGGAAATCCTCCTCGGAGGGCGCTCGAAGCGACCGGTAGTCTAGCTAGGTGCGCAGGCGCTGGCGTGGGCGCACTCTCAGCTTGGCCCTCAACTGGCTATAGAGCCGGGCTTCTTGGTGCGTAGCGTCCTCCAAGACGACCACCAGAGCATAGGGTTCTTCCTCCACTTCCCCAAGCGCCCAGTTCCGAACCTGGCGCGTCACGACAACGAAGAGCTTCTCCTGAGGTAGCCACCTCGGGGTCTCCTTCAGAGTCCATGTGGCTGCCTGCACAGTTCCCCGGTTGCGGGCGAGCTTTGAAGGAAGAAAGGTGATGATCTCACCTTCGATGTCTTCGCGCTCGTCCTTGGGGGTCTTCCGGAACATGCGCGCGACATCATCAAGTGACGGGGCATGAACCACTTGGAAGCTGAACTCGCTTCCCCTGTACTCAAGTCGGGATTTGCGGACGAGCGGCATGTGGGCGAGACCCACCCGAACCTGCCGGAGGCGGCGCTTGCGCGGGCCGATGAAGTCTTCGGGGATAGGCACTTCGTAGAAGTGGTGCTTGTTCTCCCCGATGCTGGCCTCGGCGACCAGGGCCACCCGCTGCTCGGTTGAGGTGAGGGTCCGCTCCAGGTCCGGTCTTCCGTACCCGGTGACCCGCCGCAGATTCTCCACCTCATCTTTCTTACCCTTTTTACCCTTCTTACCCTTGAACTTCGCCTCGAAAAGCTTGCGGCTGGCCTCCGGCACTTCCGCGTGCACGACGATCAAGGCGCGAAGGAGATTGGCAGAGGCATGGGGGTAACTCCTGAGGAGTTGGCCTGCGAGATGAGCCACTTTGGGAGCAGCAAAGCTCGTCCCACTGTCGGATGCGAGCAGGTTGCCGCCCACGAACGCCCTGTTCGTGCTCGTCTCGCCAAGCTCAAACTCTCCACGGGGCCGCCCTTTCGCCCGGACGTCGACGAACCAGTTTCCTCCGTACTCCACGAGTTCTGGCTTGATGGCTTGGCGGATGGTGGGACCACTCCTTGAGAAAGGGGAAGGCTGGCCCGCTCGGGCAATAGGAAGGTGGTCTACAACGTTCGGATTGCGGGCTGCGGCCTGTGAGAGGTCGTGTCTAGCGAGGCTTCCGATGGTGAGGACGTTGAGTGCCGGCGCTGGGTCAATCAGTCGAGCGTCGTCTGTGAGGAGGTAACCGGGGTACTCAGTTAGCCAATCGGCCGGTCCGCCATCTGTTCCA
This is a stretch of genomic DNA from Archangium violaceum. It encodes these proteins:
- a CDS encoding S66 peptidase family protein — encoded protein: MKAPVRWLKPLPLRPRDTVHVVAPAGPFDLPSFEVGLGVIGQRYSPVHRPDLFEAWRYLAGSDSRRAEELARALTDRDARAVFCARGGYGAMRLLPSLPLADTAPTALVGFSDITALHLPLQGLGRVTIHGPVITHLGKQPPEVLEYLFRLLESPEPPPPLEGKASYVPGVVEGPLLGGNLSVFSRLLGTPYMPPLDGAVLFLEDVGERPYRLDRMWTHLRLAGVFSRVRGIVLGDFTDCDEKAAPYGSADVLRSLAEETGLPCAAGFPVGHVIPNYPIALGTQVRLDAGVARLTFLEGAVQA
- a CDS encoding RsmB/NOP family class I SAM-dependent RNA methyltransferase, coding for MLDRTLRAHRLLSREQRQALAEVVFNVGLWRRRLGFLLANPEAPPPALLFAFLHRLAGVPAGEAARLAGLAAPLDLVSEEPPSLALRYSLPDWLAEHFTRELGPSAGDFCAHLNVPGPITLRVNRLRTTREALEHRLRSESVETRPGSLSPLALHVVGPRPNLYGLTSLREGLFEVQDEGSQLLGLLVEARPGETVLDLCAGAGGKTLQLGAAMENRGRLLAYDPDAERLDRLLLRSARAGLSIVQVLRAPPEGVLADRVLVDAPCSELGSLRRGPDLRFRLEPSSLSVLPWEQQDILRRARRLVRPGGRLVYATCTVNRAENEAVVLGFLREAPEFRLVPPGAGWLDPSCVRDGFLFCAPHLHGTDGFFAAVLERGDG
- a CDS encoding tyrosine-type recombinase/integrase; protein product: MINGRNYKVSTRATTLRAAMEQLKRFETDPEHYNPAGSSHEEPIYLDAPLAAEFLAYSRDVDKNSPTWVKKQQGYLAWWVDQLKSRDLRKVTLLDDILPALERVKARGHRIAVLKRVYSWLRKVKHVLSVAEDPTFGRLTVPQARPEQWKRDKVIPREHYLLAREHLAPHWRDGMDVQAGTGWHVSELVRFAKMGSVEPYRGEAEGIAGVLVCPQTKSGEPLRTAVSAEVLEAGKRLVERGSFSFEKYALAIKGACKVAGIPLFTPGRFRHSVATWAIEKGADPASVAAFLNHKSPATTRRFYATHAVPTKVPTLC